GTAAGCTTAATCCACCCAATCGCGATGGACCAAGGTTTACGTTTCGCAATCCGTGAAGGTGGCCGTACAGTTGGTGCGGGCGTTGTAGCGAAAATCATCAAATAATTGATGGATTCTTAAATGTCTTAAAGACAGAAAGAAGACAAAAGAAAGTGCGGGGAAAATTCTCCGCACTTTTTGTTTATAGGTAATATTTGAAAGTTATCAAAATGTGATTTTTTAATCAGTATTTTATCGACTGGTTACATTTCTTTCGTTATAATTGAGCGTCTTATTTTATTTAACAAACGTGTTCGGTGTGGATTTTTACCGAGTGCAAATTAATTGAGGTAACAAATGTCATTAAATATTGAAACAACTCAAGGTTTAGAACGCCGTGTAGCGATCACCGTTCCAGCTGAAACTGTATCTAAAGCAGTTTGTGAAGAATTTAAACGCGCATCAAAAAATGTGCGCGTAGATGGTTTCCGTAAAGGCCATGTTCCTGCTCATATTATCGAACAACGTTTCGGTGCATCAATCCGTCAAGATGTATTAAACGATTTATTACCACGTCATTTTTTTGATGCCGTGATTGCAGAAAAGATTAATATTGCAGGTCGTCCAACTTTTGGTATTGAAACTTTTGAAGAAGGTAAAGATCTCGTTTTCACCGCAACTTTTGAAGTTTATCCAGAAGTTAAGTTACAAGGTTTTGAGAATATTAAAGTTGAAAAACCAACTGTTGAAATCACAGAAGCTGATATTGATAAAATGGTTGATGTGTTACGTAAACAACAAGCAACTTGGGCAGAAACCGACTCTGCAGCAAAAGCAGATGATCGCGTAACTATTGATTTTGTTGGTTCTGTAGATGGCGAAGAGTTTGAAGGTGGTAAAGCATCTGACTTCGTATTATTTATGGGACAAGGTCGTATGATTCCTGGTTTTGAAGATGGTATCGTAGGCCATAAAGCAGGTGAGCAATTTGATATTAATGTAACTTTCCCTGCTGAATACCATGCAGAAAACC
This portion of the Haemophilus haemolyticus genome encodes:
- the tig gene encoding trigger factor — translated: MSLNIETTQGLERRVAITVPAETVSKAVCEEFKRASKNVRVDGFRKGHVPAHIIEQRFGASIRQDVLNDLLPRHFFDAVIAEKINIAGRPTFGIETFEEGKDLVFTATFEVYPEVKLQGFENIKVEKPTVEITEADIDKMVDVLRKQQATWAETDSAAKADDRVTIDFVGSVDGEEFEGGKASDFVLFMGQGRMIPGFEDGIVGHKAGEQFDINVTFPAEYHAENLKGKAAKFAITLKKVENMVLPELTDEFVAKFGPNTKSVADLRVEIRKNMERELKNALVSRVKQQVINGLIEQNPIEVPASAVEEEINVLRNQAAQRFGGNAQQAAQLPRELFEAEAIRRVQVGLLFSEVIKSNELKADEERAKAMIADIASAYEQPAEVVEYYSKNEELMNNIRNVVLEEQAVDAVLAKAQVTEKVSSFDEIMNP